A window of Reinekea marina contains these coding sequences:
- a CDS encoding diguanylate cyclase — translation MKDRGCFMNEVTVGARRKVQINKNRIRAYFYIGTVVPVFLFMLVFTLTISGRIKKDHNAYIEQLSNRILAEKKQFIKSTIDHTLYIIDSLQHDISHSQDSKTLTEIEKQTLLESNFRNYLHGLTLPDDEQYVWVNKIINEQGGDDFAIRLIHPGMPETEGALLSTNAEDIKGGKPYQVELDGVLANGEIFYSYYFKKKTSGKVERKLSYAKLIKPFNWVIATGIYLDDFEQYVDQERANLNESFDAQRFYSILLITFTMLCTAILIYLFERNINRLIFSYESEIKGYTEELEKLSTTDRLTNLHNRLFLDEAIEKELARFQRYGNLFSVVMTDIDHFKRVNDNFGHQQGDNVLQEFAQVLLNNTRESDVVGRWGGEEFIIICKECDINKALILANGIKEKVSGFKFTAVEQLEASFGVSSVREQDSLEQLIERADRALYKAKEEGRNKVVVEQSAD, via the coding sequence ATGAAAGACCGCGGATGTTTTATGAATGAAGTTACAGTTGGCGCGCGTCGTAAGGTTCAGATAAATAAAAATCGCATAAGGGCCTATTTTTATATAGGAACGGTGGTACCGGTTTTTTTGTTTATGCTGGTGTTCACATTGACAATATCTGGGCGAATTAAAAAAGATCATAACGCTTATATCGAGCAGTTATCCAATCGCATATTAGCCGAAAAAAAGCAGTTTATTAAAAGCACGATAGACCACACCCTATACATCATCGATAGTCTTCAGCACGATATTTCTCATTCTCAAGATTCCAAAACCTTAACTGAAATTGAAAAGCAGACACTTTTGGAGTCGAATTTTCGCAACTACTTACACGGTTTAACGTTACCCGATGATGAACAGTATGTTTGGGTTAATAAAATCATAAATGAACAGGGTGGAGACGATTTTGCAATTCGGTTAATACATCCGGGTATGCCCGAAACAGAAGGTGCGTTGTTATCTACCAATGCAGAGGATATTAAGGGCGGCAAACCTTATCAGGTTGAATTAGATGGCGTACTTGCGAATGGCGAAATATTTTATAGTTACTATTTTAAAAAGAAAACGTCGGGGAAAGTAGAGCGAAAGCTATCGTATGCAAAACTGATTAAACCTTTCAACTGGGTCATTGCAACCGGAATATATTTAGATGACTTTGAGCAATATGTTGATCAAGAGCGAGCCAACTTAAACGAGAGTTTTGATGCCCAGCGTTTTTATTCTATTTTATTAATCACCTTTACCATGCTGTGTACGGCAATTTTAATCTATTTGTTTGAGCGTAATATCAACCGACTCATTTTTAGTTATGAATCTGAAATCAAAGGCTATACCGAAGAGCTAGAAAAACTTTCAACAACCGATCGGCTAACAAATCTTCATAACCGATTATTTTTAGACGAAGCCATTGAAAAGGAGTTGGCAAGGTTCCAGCGTTACGGCAATTTATTTAGCGTGGTCATGACAGATATAGACCATTTTAAGCGAGTAAACGATAATTTTGGCCATCAACAAGGAGACAATGTACTGCAGGAGTTTGCTCAAGTTTTGTTGAATAACACCCGGGAATCAGATGTCGTGGGCCGATGGGGCGGCGAAGAATTTATCATTATTTGCAAAGAATGCGATATCAATAAGGCTCTAATTTTAGCGAACGGTATAAAAGAAAAGGTAAGCGGGTTTAAATTCACTGCGGTTGAACAGTTAGAGGCCTCTTTTGGTGTTTCGAGTGTACGTGAGCAAGATTCTCTAGAGCAGTTAATCGAACGTGCTGACCGAGCATTATATAAGGCAAAGGAAGAGGGCAGAAATAAAGTTGTCGTTGAGCAATCAGCAGACTAA
- a CDS encoding LLM class flavin-dependent oxidoreductase → MIPFSILDLATIAEGQTVQNALATTRQLAQEAEALNYKRYWLAEHHGMRGVASSATSVLLSHIGAATKHIRIGAGGVMLPNHAPLVIAEQFGTLAELYPGRVDLGLGRAPGTDMQTARALRRNLDSEVDSYPSDIKELQAYFSDANQPVLAIPGQGTEVPLWLLGSSLYSAELAAHYGLPYSFASHFAPDQLMQALQIYRETFRPSKSHAKPHSMAGIMVVLADTQAEADYLFTSVQQKFKQMRSGGNTPFPAPVDTMDGRWSLADKQMVDHVLSYALVGTKESVKDKLTRFLKMTQVDELIVSIPIHNAQARSHSLTLLAELRDSF, encoded by the coding sequence ATGATTCCATTTTCTATTCTCGATTTAGCCACCATTGCCGAAGGTCAGACGGTTCAAAATGCTTTGGCCACTACTCGGCAATTGGCACAAGAAGCTGAGGCGTTGAATTACAAGCGCTATTGGCTAGCCGAGCATCATGGTATGCGTGGTGTAGCGAGTTCGGCGACGTCTGTTTTGTTATCTCACATTGGCGCGGCCACTAAGCACATTCGAATTGGCGCAGGCGGTGTTATGCTGCCGAACCATGCCCCCCTAGTCATTGCCGAACAATTTGGGACCTTAGCGGAGCTTTACCCTGGTCGAGTAGATTTAGGCCTAGGGCGCGCACCCGGCACCGATATGCAAACGGCACGCGCCTTACGCCGCAATCTAGATAGCGAGGTAGACAGCTACCCAAGCGATATTAAAGAACTTCAAGCCTATTTTAGCGATGCCAACCAACCCGTTTTAGCCATTCCAGGGCAAGGCACCGAAGTACCGCTTTGGTTGTTAGGATCAAGTTTATACAGCGCTGAATTGGCGGCGCATTATGGCTTGCCTTACTCATTTGCTTCGCACTTTGCACCCGATCAGCTTATGCAGGCGCTGCAGATTTATCGTGAAACCTTTCGCCCAAGTAAGTCTCATGCAAAACCGCATTCAATGGCGGGCATCATGGTTGTGTTAGCCGATACCCAAGCCGAAGCGGATTATTTGTTCACCTCGGTGCAACAAAAGTTTAAGCAAATGCGCAGTGGCGGCAATACGCCGTTTCCTGCCCCAGTAGATACTATGGATGGTCGTTGGAGTCTGGCCGATAAGCAAATGGTTGATCATGTTTTAAGTTATGCACTGGTAGGAACAAAAGAGTCAGTTAAAGACAAACTGACTCGATTCTTAAAAATGACTCAAGTAGATGAGCTGATTGTGTCTATACCTATTCACAATGCCCAAGCCCGCAGCCACAGCCTAACGCTGCTGGCAGAGCTTAGAGACAGCTTTTAG
- the cobO gene encoding cob(I)yrinic acid a,c-diamide adenosyltransferase, whose amino-acid sequence MTNTNDLDKKNQKHKEAMKKQKESVDSSIAQADEERGVMILLTGNGKGKSSSGFGMVLRALGYGQKVAVIQFIKGQQLSGEELYLKEKLADEVTFYQMGTGFTWDTQDRSADIAAAETTWQEAAKALADPSYDLVLLDEITYMIGYKYLDENVILDALKNRPEHMSVVVTGRGGGKGLKDLADTVSEVKDIKHAYNAGVKARQGVDY is encoded by the coding sequence ATGACAAACACCAATGATTTAGATAAAAAAAACCAAAAACATAAAGAAGCCATGAAAAAGCAAAAGGAGAGTGTCGATTCTTCTATTGCTCAAGCCGACGAAGAACGCGGTGTAATGATACTGCTAACCGGCAACGGTAAAGGCAAAAGTAGTTCGGGTTTTGGTATGGTGCTGCGTGCTTTAGGCTACGGCCAAAAAGTCGCTGTTATTCAGTTTATTAAAGGCCAGCAACTGTCTGGTGAAGAGCTATACCTAAAAGAAAAACTGGCCGATGAAGTAACCTTTTACCAAATGGGCACGGGCTTTACCTGGGATACCCAAGACCGCAGCGCCGATATAGCGGCGGCCGAAACCACATGGCAAGAAGCCGCAAAAGCCTTAGCCGACCCTTCTTATGATCTTGTTTTACTCGATGAAATCACGTACATGATTGGTTATAAGTATCTAGACGAAAACGTCATTTTAGATGCGTTGAAAAATAGACCCGAACACATGAGTGTGGTGGTGACCGGCCGTGGCGGCGGTAAAGGCTTAAAAGACTTAGCCGACACCGTTTCGGAAGTGAAAGACATCAAGCACGCCTATAACGCCGGTGTAAAAGCACGTCAAGGCGTTGATTACTAA
- a CDS encoding ferredoxin--NADP reductase: protein MAALRKETVTDVHHWNDTLFSFKTTRDAGFRFKNGHFVMIGLEQDDGRPLMRAYSIASANYEEELEFFSIKVPDGPLTSKLQKIEVGDEVVVGSKPTGTLIVDNLLPGKNLYLISTGTGLAPFMSVIKDPETYEQFDKVILTHGVRTVDELAYKDLIKEDLPSNEYFGELIQNQLMYYPTVTRESYENMGRITELMESGKLFSDLNLPPMNTETDRFMICGSPSMLKDTCKILDARGFKEARHGNVGHYVIERAFVES from the coding sequence ATGGCCGCATTACGAAAAGAAACCGTCACCGATGTTCACCATTGGAATGATACACTTTTTAGCTTTAAAACCACGCGTGATGCTGGGTTCCGCTTTAAAAACGGTCATTTTGTGATGATCGGCTTAGAGCAAGACGATGGCCGCCCACTTATGCGTGCCTACAGCATTGCCAGTGCTAACTATGAAGAAGAGTTAGAGTTTTTCAGCATTAAAGTGCCCGATGGCCCGTTAACCTCTAAATTACAGAAAATCGAAGTGGGTGATGAAGTGGTCGTTGGGTCAAAGCCAACAGGTACTCTCATTGTAGATAACCTTTTGCCGGGTAAAAACCTGTACTTAATCAGTACTGGCACGGGCTTAGCACCCTTTATGAGTGTAATTAAAGATCCAGAAACCTATGAACAGTTCGATAAAGTGATACTCACCCACGGTGTTCGCACGGTCGATGAGTTGGCCTATAAAGATTTGATCAAAGAAGATTTGCCCAGCAATGAATATTTTGGCGAGTTAATTCAAAACCAGCTGATGTATTACCCAACGGTAACGCGTGAGTCCTATGAAAACATGGGCCGCATTACCGAGCTGATGGAATCAGGAAAGCTATTCAGCGATTTAAATTTACCGCCTATGAATACCGAAACCGACCGTTTCATGATTTGTGGCTCACCGAGCATGCTTAAAGATACCTGTAAAATATTAGATGCTCGGGGCTTTAAAGAAGCTCGCCACGGTAATGTAGGCCACTACGTTATTGAACGCGCCTTTGTTGAAAGTTAA
- a CDS encoding LysR substrate-binding domain-containing protein, which yields MKYSLRQLEIFLATAHHENLTLAAKELAMSQSAASESLKTLEQQFDIQLFDRAGKSLKLNELGQALRVKAEALINQAKALENDFRLHTDIGDIKVGASLSIGNYLAVNIVAQFMGENPQATVSLEVENMTAIVHKVKNFTLDIGLIEGEINDADIDTQFWRKDELVAFCSPNHPLAQRGTLTEADLLNAQWILREPGSGTRQTFDWAMRGILPELSIAIELQHTEAIKRAVEANLGVGCLSKITLEDAFKRGTLVPLAVPSRNFERNLYFILHKDKYISAGIEKWLALCQSPEYVNP from the coding sequence ATGAAATACAGCCTAAGACAATTAGAGATTTTCCTCGCCACGGCCCACCACGAGAATTTAACGCTGGCCGCTAAAGAGCTGGCTATGTCTCAATCGGCCGCCAGTGAATCACTCAAAACGCTAGAACAGCAGTTTGATATTCAGCTGTTTGATCGCGCCGGAAAATCGCTCAAATTAAACGAACTTGGCCAAGCACTGCGTGTAAAAGCCGAGGCGCTAATTAACCAAGCTAAAGCCTTAGAAAACGACTTTCGATTGCACACCGATATTGGCGACATCAAAGTTGGGGCGTCGCTCTCAATTGGTAATTATCTTGCTGTGAATATTGTGGCGCAGTTTATGGGCGAAAACCCACAGGCCACCGTCTCTCTAGAAGTTGAAAACATGACCGCCATTGTGCACAAGGTGAAAAACTTTACGCTCGATATTGGTTTAATTGAGGGTGAAATCAATGATGCCGATATTGATACTCAATTTTGGCGTAAAGATGAGCTCGTGGCCTTTTGCAGCCCAAACCACCCACTTGCTCAACGCGGCACTCTCACCGAGGCCGATTTACTGAACGCCCAATGGATACTGCGAGAACCAGGTTCCGGTACCCGCCAAACCTTCGATTGGGCCATGAGGGGCATTTTGCCTGAGCTTTCCATTGCGATAGAACTGCAACACACCGAAGCCATTAAACGCGCCGTTGAAGCCAATTTAGGCGTAGGCTGTTTATCAAAAATAACGCTCGAAGATGCTTTTAAGCGCGGCACATTGGTGCCCCTAGCCGTACCCAGCCGTAACTTCGAACGCAACTTATATTTTATTTTGCACAAAGATAAGTACATAAGTGCGGGCATCGAGAAGTGGCTTGCCTTGTGCCAATCACCTGAGTATGTAAACCCCTAG
- a CDS encoding AzlD family protein: MMIETAGLGAFIVIAIMTLVTLVTRWGGVFIMGFVPISYRVKQFINAMSGSVLIALLTPLAIEGDVGAKLALLTTAVTMGVVKKPLIAISLGIIVAALTRQLIN; the protein is encoded by the coding sequence ATGATGATTGAAACGGCTGGGCTAGGTGCATTTATTGTGATTGCCATCATGACTTTAGTGACGCTTGTTACTCGTTGGGGCGGTGTGTTCATTATGGGTTTTGTGCCCATTAGCTATCGAGTAAAGCAATTTATTAACGCCATGTCGGGTTCAGTTTTGATAGCGTTGTTAACTCCCTTGGCGATAGAAGGCGATGTGGGCGCTAAGCTAGCATTGCTCACCACGGCGGTTACGATGGGTGTAGTCAAGAAACCACTCATTGCTATTAGTTTGGGTATTATTGTTGCGGCCTTAACGCGGCAGTTAATAAACTAA